One window of Robiginitalea biformata HTCC2501 genomic DNA carries:
- a CDS encoding 2Fe-2S iron-sulfur cluster-binding family protein, translating to MSDINVTITDRDGQIHEVTAPTDMNMNLMELVRAYELAPEGTIGVCGGMAMCASCQCYVKSDHPLPPKSDEEEAMLSEAFYVEENSRLGCQIHLNEGLDGLEVELAPES from the coding sequence ATGAGCGACATTAACGTAACGATTACCGACCGGGACGGACAGATCCACGAGGTGACCGCCCCAACGGACATGAACATGAATCTCATGGAACTGGTCCGGGCCTATGAACTGGCGCCGGAAGGGACCATCGGGGTCTGCGGGGGCATGGCCATGTGCGCCTCCTGCCAGTGCTATGTAAAAAGCGACCACCCCCTGCCGCCGAAATCCGACGAGGAGGAAGCGATGCTCTCCGAAGCTTTCTATGTGGAGGAAAACAGCCGGCTGGGTTGTCAAATCCATCTCAATGAAGGCCTGGACGGCCTGGAAGTAGAGCTGGCCCCCGAGAGTTGA
- a CDS encoding penicillin acylase family protein → MRTACIGLLTLLLASCSQEPANPEVAAWEEQASRITIHRDDFGVPHVYGKTDADAVFGMLYAQCEDDFNRVERNYIWAIGRLAEIEGEEALYSDLRARMFMTREEAIAAYENSPPWLRDLCDAFADGVNYYLHTHPEVTPKLLTRFEPWMPMYFSEGSIGGDIERVRTDRIRAWYEEGAEFPEAAFLESGEQEAAGQEVREREPESEPQGSNGIALSGELTDSGHAMLLINPHTSFYFRGEVHMVSEEGLNAYGAVTWGQFFIYQGFNEKTGWMHTSTYTDVLDEFREVVTRVGDSLYYQYGEELRPVEQREVALAYRSGDSLARRTFLVYRTHHGPLTHVAEGRPVATAMMWDPVNALQQSFIRTKQDGYQGFRKMMDIRTNSSNNTVYADADGNIAYFHGNFIPRRDPRFNYREPVDGSDPATDWQGLHTVDENILIRNPANGWIQNCNSTPFTAALEYSPKREDYPGYMSRDEENYRGIHAIQLLRGRKGYTLDSLISLAYDPYLPAFEDLIPGLVAAYEEHASDYPDLAGPIGTLRQWDYRTSEASVAMTLGHFYGDLYSWKARRPAHISEGDWQDMSGMEFVKYLGADSPPAERLEVFREVIEKLEGDFGTWELPWGTVNRYQRINGDVRQPFNDSLPSIPIGFASGRWGALAAYGARYHNDTKKIYGTRGNSFVAVVEFGEKVRAKSILAGGQSGDPASPHFDDQAGMYRRAEFKEVPYYPEDVIERAAETYHPGQRGD, encoded by the coding sequence ATGAGAACAGCATGCATCGGGTTGCTGACCCTGTTGCTGGCATCCTGTAGCCAGGAACCCGCCAACCCCGAAGTGGCCGCCTGGGAAGAACAGGCGTCACGCATTACCATCCACCGGGATGATTTCGGCGTCCCGCACGTTTACGGAAAAACGGATGCGGACGCCGTCTTCGGAATGCTATACGCCCAATGCGAGGACGACTTCAACCGGGTGGAACGGAATTATATCTGGGCCATTGGAAGGCTCGCCGAGATAGAAGGGGAGGAAGCGCTCTACAGCGACCTGCGGGCCAGGATGTTTATGACCCGGGAAGAAGCGATTGCTGCCTACGAAAACAGTCCGCCCTGGTTACGCGACCTTTGTGACGCCTTCGCGGACGGGGTGAATTACTACCTGCATACGCACCCGGAGGTAACCCCGAAACTCCTCACCCGCTTTGAGCCCTGGATGCCCATGTATTTCAGCGAGGGCTCTATTGGGGGCGATATCGAACGGGTGCGGACCGACCGGATTCGGGCCTGGTACGAAGAAGGGGCGGAATTTCCGGAGGCCGCTTTCCTGGAATCCGGGGAGCAGGAAGCCGCGGGGCAGGAGGTCCGGGAGCGGGAACCCGAATCGGAACCGCAGGGGTCTAACGGGATTGCCCTTTCCGGGGAACTCACCGATTCGGGCCACGCGATGTTGCTGATCAATCCGCACACGTCCTTTTACTTCCGCGGCGAGGTACACATGGTTAGCGAAGAAGGCTTGAACGCTTACGGAGCAGTTACCTGGGGGCAGTTTTTCATCTACCAGGGATTTAACGAAAAGACGGGGTGGATGCATACCTCCACCTATACGGATGTACTCGACGAATTCCGGGAAGTCGTCACCCGGGTGGGGGACAGCCTGTATTACCAGTACGGGGAGGAACTGCGCCCGGTGGAACAGCGGGAGGTGGCCCTTGCCTATCGTTCCGGGGACAGCCTTGCCCGGAGGACCTTCCTGGTTTACCGGACGCATCACGGCCCGCTGACGCACGTTGCCGAAGGCCGGCCCGTGGCCACGGCCATGATGTGGGATCCCGTGAATGCCCTGCAACAGTCCTTCATCCGAACAAAACAGGACGGGTATCAAGGGTTTCGCAAGATGATGGACATCCGGACAAACTCGTCGAACAATACGGTGTATGCGGACGCAGACGGCAACATCGCTTATTTCCACGGGAATTTTATCCCAAGGCGCGACCCCCGGTTCAACTACCGGGAACCCGTGGACGGCAGCGATCCGGCTACGGACTGGCAGGGGTTGCATACGGTGGATGAGAACATCCTGATCCGCAATCCCGCCAATGGCTGGATCCAGAATTGTAATTCCACGCCCTTTACAGCGGCCCTGGAGTACAGCCCGAAACGGGAAGACTATCCGGGCTATATGTCCCGGGACGAGGAAAATTACCGGGGCATTCACGCCATCCAATTATTGAGGGGGCGGAAGGGGTATACGCTGGACAGCCTGATATCCCTGGCCTACGACCCGTACCTGCCCGCCTTTGAAGACCTCATCCCCGGGTTGGTGGCCGCTTATGAGGAACACGCCTCCGATTACCCGGATCTCGCGGGTCCCATCGGGACCTTACGGCAATGGGATTACCGGACTTCTGAAGCGTCTGTGGCTATGACCCTGGGGCATTTCTACGGGGATTTGTACAGCTGGAAGGCCCGGCGCCCGGCGCACATTTCGGAGGGTGACTGGCAGGATATGAGCGGGATGGAATTCGTGAAGTACCTCGGGGCGGACTCCCCGCCTGCGGAACGCCTGGAAGTTTTTCGGGAGGTGATCGAAAAGCTGGAGGGGGATTTTGGCACCTGGGAACTCCCCTGGGGAACGGTCAACCGGTACCAGCGCATTAACGGGGACGTCCGGCAGCCTTTCAACGACAGCCTGCCGAGTATCCCCATCGGGTTTGCCTCCGGGCGGTGGGGCGCCCTGGCCGCTTACGGGGCCCGGTACCACAACGATACCAAAAAAATCTACGGTACCCGCGGGAACAGTTTTGTCGCGGTGGTGGAATTCGGGGAGAAAGTCCGGGCAAAATCCATATTGGCCGGCGGACAGAGCGGCGATCCGGCCTCCCCGCATTTCGACGACCAGGCCGGGATGTACCGGCGGGCG